A genome region from Christensenella minuta includes the following:
- a CDS encoding GGGtGRT protein: MVTFEGYERRIAQIEKCMKEYGFGSLEEVKQYTVDKGLDVDGIVRGIQPIAFENAIWAYTLGAAIALKKGCRKASEAAEAIGIGLQAFCIPGSVAEQRLVGLGHGNLAAMLLEEKTRCFCFLAGHESFAAAEGAIGIAKTANKVRKENLQVILNGLGKDAAQIISRINGFTYVETDYDYATGKLNIVSETKYSEGDRAKVRCYGADDVNEGVAIMRHESVDVSITGNSTNPTRFQHPVAGTYKKWAIENGKKYFSVASGGGTGRTLHPDNMAAGPASYGMTDTMGRMHGDAQFAGSSSVPAHVEMMGLIGMGNNPMVGASVAVAVAVEEAMK; the protein is encoded by the coding sequence ATGGTTACATTTGAAGGTTATGAAAGAAGAATTGCCCAAATTGAAAAGTGCATGAAGGAATACGGTTTTGGCTCCCTCGAGGAAGTGAAGCAGTATACCGTGGATAAGGGCCTCGACGTGGACGGTATCGTGCGCGGCATCCAGCCCATCGCTTTTGAAAACGCAATCTGGGCATACACGCTGGGCGCGGCAATCGCCCTCAAGAAGGGTTGCAGGAAGGCCTCCGAAGCGGCGGAGGCGATCGGCATCGGCTTGCAGGCGTTCTGCATTCCCGGCTCCGTTGCGGAGCAGCGCCTTGTCGGTCTTGGCCACGGCAACCTCGCGGCGATGCTGCTCGAGGAAAAGACGAGATGCTTCTGCTTCCTCGCGGGACACGAGTCCTTCGCGGCGGCGGAAGGCGCGATCGGCATTGCCAAGACAGCGAACAAGGTGCGCAAAGAAAACCTGCAAGTTATCCTGAACGGGCTTGGCAAGGACGCGGCACAGATCATTTCCCGCATCAACGGCTTCACGTATGTCGAAACGGATTATGATTATGCGACGGGCAAGCTGAACATCGTTTCCGAGACCAAATATTCGGAAGGCGACCGCGCAAAGGTTCGCTGCTACGGCGCGGACGACGTGAACGAAGGCGTTGCGATCATGCGCCATGAAAGCGTAGATGTTTCCATTACCGGAAACTCCACCAACCCGACGCGCTTCCAGCACCCGGTGGCGGGCACCTATAAGAAATGGGCGATCGAAAACGGCAAGAAATACTTCTCCGTTGCTTCGGGCGGCGGCACGGGCAGGACGCTGCATCCCGACAACATGGCGGCCGGTCCGGCTTCGTACGGCATGACCGACACCATGGGCCGCATGCACGGCGACGCACAGTTCGCGGGCAGTTCTTCCGTCCCGGCGCACGTGGAGATGATGGGCCTCATCGGCATGGGCAACAACCCGATGGTCGGCGCTTCCGTGGCCGTTGCTGTCGCGGTGGAAGAAGCGATGAAATAA
- a CDS encoding sensor domain-containing diguanylate cyclase, with amino-acid sequence MRKTSQTKNSSGVRISFSPILRYIAVFCLLIILIILLGGGVLASRQMKAEAKASLSSVHAQISQRINESITLLESLASLPEFYDPAIPPIEKVKKLDQMAPYFGYLLICYVDSDITVYSDGSEPASLASRDYMQRLFSTGERQVTDSFAAGADGVTLNYTVAVPLLDEQGNITGCLFCAIYFDEVSDILEKSAVINGSEATLVGSQGQIMSSTADLPYGDPIMSELRDATLFGTTADQLEEQLLAKIPGAFWSFQNGSFYYTTYQRVENTGWDILCSVNFGTAFSSVLPSLLLVAGLAVLLCICLLFILRRYIAKEMQIVNILVQSVEELEKKIYQNERPEDTDFNEIIRHTGNGLSDSLTGVVTRSVFLNQAGALLKKIDPRKVSALCFVDMDNLKYINDTYGHNGGDIALKSIGYILREYEKKYDGVVGRYGGDEFVLLLTDLDGEAELRSVLDELVLRLHSEIGSAGEHIPVQCSIGVALCLPGSDLQQLIAEADEALYFVKKNGKGYYKISHN; translated from the coding sequence ATGAGGAAAACTAGCCAAACAAAAAACAGCAGCGGAGTTCGGATATCCTTTTCCCCCATCCTGCGCTACATCGCAGTGTTTTGCCTGCTGATTATATTGATTATCTTGCTGGGAGGGGGCGTTCTTGCTTCCCGGCAAATGAAGGCGGAGGCCAAGGCTTCTCTTTCCAGCGTACATGCACAAATTTCCCAGCGCATTAACGAATCCATTACCCTTTTGGAGTCTCTCGCCAGCCTGCCGGAGTTTTATGATCCGGCGATCCCGCCTATTGAAAAGGTCAAAAAGCTCGATCAGATGGCTCCTTATTTCGGATATTTGCTGATCTGTTACGTAGACTCGGATATTACTGTATATTCAGACGGCTCCGAACCCGCCAGCCTCGCAAGCCGGGATTATATGCAGCGGTTGTTTTCCACGGGAGAGCGGCAGGTTACGGACAGTTTTGCCGCTGGCGCGGACGGGGTAACGCTTAATTATACCGTAGCCGTCCCCCTGCTTGACGAGCAGGGAAACATTACCGGCTGCCTATTTTGTGCAATCTATTTTGATGAGGTTTCCGATATCCTTGAGAAATCGGCGGTCATCAACGGTTCCGAGGCGACGCTGGTTGGTTCCCAAGGGCAAATCATGTCTTCCACCGCCGACCTGCCTTATGGCGATCCGATCATGAGCGAGCTGCGGGACGCCACCCTGTTTGGCACCACGGCGGACCAGCTGGAGGAGCAGCTTCTGGCTAAAATCCCCGGAGCTTTCTGGAGTTTTCAAAACGGAAGTTTTTATTATACAACCTACCAACGCGTGGAGAATACGGGATGGGATATTCTTTGCTCGGTCAATTTTGGGACGGCATTTTCCAGTGTTCTCCCTTCCCTGCTGCTTGTAGCGGGCCTCGCTGTTCTGCTGTGCATCTGCCTGCTGTTCATTCTGCGGAGGTATATTGCGAAGGAAATGCAGATTGTAAATATCCTTGTACAATCCGTAGAAGAACTGGAGAAAAAAATTTACCAGAACGAGCGCCCGGAGGATACCGACTTCAATGAGATCATACGCCACACGGGGAACGGTTTGTCCGATTCCTTAACCGGCGTGGTCACACGGTCTGTTTTCCTCAACCAGGCAGGCGCGCTCCTGAAGAAGATCGATCCCCGCAAGGTCAGCGCCTTGTGTTTTGTAGATATGGACAACCTGAAATATATCAATGATACTTATGGCCATAACGGCGGGGACATCGCCCTGAAAAGTATCGGCTATATCCTGCGGGAGTACGAAAAAAAATATGACGGCGTAGTCGGCCGGTACGGCGGCGACGAGTTCGTGCTGCTGCTGACTGATTTGGATGGCGAGGCAGAGCTGCGCAGCGTACTCGATGAGCTGGTTCTCCGCCTCCATTCGGAGATCGGCTCAGCCGGAGAGCATATTCCGGTGCAGTGCAGCATCGGCGTTGCCCTGTGCCTCCCCGGCTCCGACTTGCAGCAGCTGATTGCCGAGGCGGACGAAGCCTTATATTTCGTCAAGAAAAACGGAAAAGGATATTATAAGATTTCCCATAATTGA